In the Deltaproteobacteria bacterium genome, GGTTGTCACTCAAAGCTTGAATCAATTGACGAAACTCTTTGCGGTTGTCCAAGTTACCTTGAACTTCCAATAGAAGCTTTCGCAACAACGCCAAGGCTTTGACCTTCGGCATGCTCGCGGCAACTTCAGACGGACTGAAAGAGTTCATCGAATTAATCGGCAAGTCCACTTCAACTTGTTCCGCTTCTGATGGGTCGATTTTGTTATCAACAGTGAAGCTGACGTTCATGTCCATGTCGCTCATGATGGAATTTAAGTTCTTCCCATCCAAATTGCGAACGCGGCGTTGGTCGAGATCTTCTTTGCTATCTTTAGAAGTACCGCCAGACAAATCCCCCATCACCAACAAGCGAAAGGGTAACGCAACATCCTCTTTCTCGCCGTGGACATCTGTTCGGTAAGTTAAGGTTAAACGCGA is a window encoding:
- the tssB gene encoding type VI secretion system contractile sheath small subunit produces the protein MAVNDEIPKSRLTLTYRTDVHGEKEDVALPFRLLVMGDLSGGTSKDSKEDLDQRRVRNLDGKNLNSIMSDMDMNVSFTVDNKIDPSEAEQVEVDLPINSMNSFSPSEVAASMPKVKALALLRKLLLEVQGNLDNRKEFRQLIQALSDNPEAVTALKEELSAFDSYAVPSGEAS